The Thiorhodovibrio frisius genome segment TTTCCTGGTCGCCGAGCAGAGTCGGTTTGATCGCACTTGTCCAATTTGCTCGCTGTATCGGAATTACAATGAGGCCCCGGCGGTGACGGGCGAAGCGGCCGGCAATGCCTTCGCGCAGTCCCTGCAGTTGCCGCCAGCGCCGATGTTTCAGCGATGGTCCGGGGGGCTGGCGTAGGTTTGGCGCCTTGTTCGGCGCATCGCCAAACCGGCCAGCGATTCCCGATGGTCAGAATCACTGTGCCCTGAACTGGGCGTAGATCCGCTCTGGCGCCTTCTCGAAATACTTGAACAAGGCCGGACAGAGCCAGCCTTCCATGTCCAGTGCCTCGCTGCGATACCAGTTGCCGTCGTATTCCTCTCGCTGCCAGATCAACTCGAGCTGATAGCCCGGGAAAGGGGCTGCTGAGAAATACAGATGGAAGCCAAGACGCGCATCGGGCAACTTGGCCACCATCTTGTCGATGATGTCATCGGCACCGGAGACGAAGGGCTCCTTGACCAAGCCGGCGTCAGGGTCGTCAAACACCCAGGCGCCGTTGTCGAGGTAGGGGTGAATGACCATGATGGCATTCGGCATCGCTGCATTGTCTCCGTCTTGGATATTTCGTTTGGTGCGCCTGATGCCGCAGCTATTAGTCGCGTTATTGTGGTCATGCTAACCCTTCCCGCATTTGCTGGCGCACGTCCATCAGGAGAAGACCAAGCATGTTACGGCCCCGGCCATCGCCGCCATCGCCCCAATCGCTGTCTTTCTCC includes the following:
- a CDS encoding DUF6717 family protein produces the protein MPNAIMVIHPYLDNGAWVFDDPDAGLVKEPFVSGADDIIDKMVAKLPDARLGFHLYFSAAPFPGYQLELIWQREEYDGNWYRSEALDMEGWLCPALFKYFEKAPERIYAQFRAQ
- a CDS encoding NADAR domain-containing protein; translated protein: MLAEFSQHPELRELLLATGEARLVEHREKDSDWGDGGDGRGRNMLGLLLMDVRQQMREGLA